Proteins encoded by one window of Oligoflexia bacterium:
- a CDS encoding MotA/TolQ/ExbB proton channel family protein: MFIFSNITEAFRVGGIWMWAILAAQIVSIAIIAERVFALYITRNTGQKALAASFEDDIRKGNIEKVLTRARALRFTNPIAQVVEAGAQAAIDMGGRDEIQAKMDEVLLHENARLEKRTGFLAMIGNVGTLLGLLGTIVGLIESFSSVGNANPIEKAALLSQGISMAMHATAYGLLMAIPAIVMYSVLQNRAQALAEDINQGALKVFNWLSFNYESVPAKRIRSKEAK, translated from the coding sequence ATGTTCATTTTCTCAAACATCACTGAAGCATTCCGCGTAGGCGGCATATGGATGTGGGCAATTTTAGCAGCGCAAATTGTTTCAATCGCAATTATAGCTGAGCGAGTTTTTGCTCTATACATCACTAGAAACACTGGGCAAAAAGCATTAGCTGCAAGCTTTGAAGATGATATTCGCAAAGGCAATATCGAAAAAGTACTCACTCGTGCACGTGCCCTACGTTTTACAAATCCTATAGCACAAGTTGTTGAAGCCGGTGCACAAGCTGCAATTGATATGGGCGGGCGCGATGAAATTCAAGCAAAAATGGATGAAGTCCTTCTTCATGAAAATGCACGTTTAGAAAAGCGCACTGGATTTTTAGCAATGATCGGTAACGTAGGAACTCTTTTGGGTCTCTTGGGTACAATCGTTGGTTTAATTGAATCTTTCTCATCAGTTGGAAATGCAAACCCCATCGAAAAAGCAGCTCTCCTTTCACAAGGTATCTCAATGGCGATGCATGCAACAGCTTATGGTTTGCTCATGGCTATTCCAGCTATCGTTATGTACTCGGTTCTTCAAAATCGTGCACAAGCTTTAGCTGAAGACATTAATCAAGGTGCTTTAAAAGTGTTTAACTGGCTCAGTTTTAATTACGAATCTGTTCCAGCTAAGCGTATTCGTTCAAAAGAAGCGAAATAA